The Pungitius pungitius chromosome 8, fPunPun2.1, whole genome shotgun sequence genome has a window encoding:
- the cxxc1b gene encoding CXXC-type zinc finger protein 1b, giving the protein MDSELSDIDHVPGPETSSMEGENAPLYCICRKPDINCFMIGCDKCNEWFHGHCINITEKTAKAIREWYCMRCRDKNPTLEIKYRTKKNREKEAEYDRGSDRQYSTPSTPDYKSERRRGSKVKRSVRMCGECEPCRRTVDCALCDFCKDMKKFGGPNKIRQKCRFRQCEVRARKMLRVKDEEMSFQERRDNRRRRYSEDYDSEADLYMQYKAAGMNSSMAWNSDDDDEPPFSPVVRKKAVKVKHVKRREKKFDKKKESRRHKQKQKHKDRTRYSEKGELRDNTGQRQCLGPNCVEATKPNSKYCSEDCGMKLAANRIYEILPQRIQQWQQSPCIAEEHGKKQLERIRREQQNARLRLTEMERRFHELEGIIAKAKQQAVQQDEEVNEGDSEDTDLQIFCVSCSHPINPKVALRHMERCYAKYESQTSFGSMYPTRIEGATRLFCDVYNPQSKTYCKRLQVLCPEHSRDPKIPTEEVCGCPLVKNVFELTGDYCRVSKRKCNKHYNWEKLRRAEVDLERVRVWYKLDELFEQERNVRTAMTNRAGLLALMLHQTIQHDPVTTDLRSNKDR; this is encoded by the exons ATG GACAGTGAACTGTCTGACATTGACCACGTACCAGGGCCTGAGACCAGCAGCATGGAGGGGGAGAACGCGCCCCTGTACTGTATCTGCCGGAAACCAGACATCAACTGTTTCATGAT CGGCTGTGATAAATGTAATGAGTGGTTCCATGGCCACTGCATAAACATCACTGAAAAGACGGCGAAGGCAATCCGGGAATGGTATTGCATGAGATGCAGAG ATAAAAACCCCACACTGGAAATAAAATatagaacaaagaaaaacagagagaaggaagcagAGTACGACAGAGGATCCGATAGACAGTACAGCACACCGAGTACTCCTGACTATAAGAGTGAAAGGCGACGTGGGTCTAAA GTGAAGCGGTCCGTCCGAATGTGTGGGGAGTGTGAGCCCTGCAGAAGGACAGTTGACTGTGCGCTGTGTGACTTCTGCAAGGACATGAAGAAGTTTGGAGGCCCCAACAAGATCAGGCAGAAGTGCAGGTTTAGGCAATGTGAGGTTCGAGCCAGG AAAATGCTGCGTGTGAAGGATGAGGAAATGTCTTTTCAAGAAAGGAGGGACAACAGAAGGAGACGGTACTCTGAGGACTATGACAGTGAGGCGGATCTTTACATGCAGTACAAGGCAGCAGGGATGAACAGCAGCATG GCATGGAATAGTGACGATGATGACGAGCCGCCGTTCAGTCCTGTTGTGCGtaaaaaagctgtgaaagtgaaGCATGttaagagaagagagaagaaattTGACAAGAAA AAGGAGTCACGCCGCcacaaacaaaagcagaagCACAAAGACAGAACCCGATATAGCGAGAAGGGCGAACTCCGGGATAACACCGGACAGCGTCAGTGTCTGGGCCCAAACTGTGTGGAGGCAACAAAACCCAACTCAAAGTATTGTTCTGAAGACTGTGGCATGAAGTTAGCTGCCAA TCGGATCTATGAAATCCTCCCTCAGCGCATccagcagtggcagcagagcCCCTGCATCGCCGAGGAGCACGGTAAGAAGCAGCTGGAGCGCATCCGTCGAGAACAGCAGAACGCCCGGCTGCGCCTCACAGAGATGGAGCGGCGCTTCCACGAGCTGGAAGGCATCATAGCAAAGGCCAAGCAACAGGCGGTGCAGCAGGACGAAGAG GTGAACGAAGGTGACAGCGAGGACACGGACCTGCAGATCTTCTGTGTGTCTTGTAGTCATCCCATCAATCCAAAAGTGGCGCTGAGACATATGGAGAGATGTTACGCAAAG TATGAGAGTCAGACCTCCTTTGGTTCCATGTACCCTACGAGGATAGAAGg agcCACCAGACTCTTCTGTGATGTTTACAATCCCCAAAGTAAAACCTATTGTAAGAGGCTTCAGGTTTTGTGCCCAGAACATTCCAGAGATCCTAAG ATCCCCACGGAGGAGGTGTGTGGATGTCCTCTGGTGAAGAATGTGTTTGAGCTGACCGGAGACTACTGCAGGGTCTCCAAAAGGAAATGCAACAAGCATTACAACTGGGAAAAGCTGAGGAGAGCAGAGGTGGACCTGGAGCGAGTCAGGGTG TGGTACAAGTTGGACGAGCTCTTTGAACAGGAGCGTAATGTCAGAACTGCTATGACCAACAGAGCTGGTCTGCTCGCTCTGATGTTGCACCAAACTATTCAGCACGACCCTGTGACGACCGATCTCCGTAGCAACAAGGATAGGTAG